In one Paramormyrops kingsleyae isolate MSU_618 chromosome 18, PKINGS_0.4, whole genome shotgun sequence genomic region, the following are encoded:
- the LOC111837142 gene encoding glucose-induced degradation protein 8-B homolog isoform X2, which yields MSYAEKPEEVTQGEWTERLHNVHIQRADMNRLIMNYLITEGFKEAAEKFRMESGIEPSVDLDSLDERIKIREMILKGQIQEAVALINGLHPELLDSNRYLYFHLQQQHLIELIRLRETESALEFAQMQLAEQGEESRECLTEMERTLALLAFDDPQDSPFGDLLNVIQRQKVWSEVNQAVLDYENRESTPKLVKLLKLLLWAQNELDQKKIKYPKMTDLSKGTTEEPK from the exons ATGAGTTATGCGGAAAAGCCGGAGGAAGTCACGCAAGGAGAATGGACGGAGCGGCTCCATAACGTACATATACAAAGAGCTGACATGAACCGGCTCATCATGAATTACTTGATTACAG AAGGGTTCAAGGAAGCTGCGGAGAAATTCAGGATGGAGTCAGGAATCGAACCCAGCGTGGACCTGGACTCGCTGGATGAGAGAATAAAGATCCGAGAAATGATCCTGAAAGGGCAGATTCAGGAAGCTGTTGCACTGATTAACGGCCTTCACCCAGAGCTCCTGGACAGTAATCGCTATCTGTACTTTCACCTCCAG cagcagcacctcATCGAGCTGATCCGGCTGCGCGAGACAGAGTCTGCACTAGAGTTTGCGCAGATGCAGCTGGCAGAGCAGGGCGAGGAGAGCCGCGAGTGCCTGACGGAGATGGAGCGCACATTGGCCCTGCTGGCTTTCGATGACCCGCAGGACTCGCCCTTCGGGGACCTGCTCAACGTGATTCAGCGGCAGAAG GTCTGGAGTGAGGTAAACCAGGCCGTGCTGGATTACGAAAACAGGGAGTCGACACCCAAACTGGTCAAGCTGCTCAAACTGTTACTGTGGGCTCAGAATGAACTGGACCAGAAGAAGATCAAGTATCCCAAGATGACCGATCTGAGCAAGGGGACAACAGAGGAACCGAAATGA
- the LOC111837142 gene encoding glucose-induced degradation protein 8-B homolog isoform X1 has translation MIFCLADFIMSYAEKPEEVTQGEWTERLHNVHIQRADMNRLIMNYLITEGFKEAAEKFRMESGIEPSVDLDSLDERIKIREMILKGQIQEAVALINGLHPELLDSNRYLYFHLQQQHLIELIRLRETESALEFAQMQLAEQGEESRECLTEMERTLALLAFDDPQDSPFGDLLNVIQRQKVWSEVNQAVLDYENRESTPKLVKLLKLLLWAQNELDQKKIKYPKMTDLSKGTTEEPK, from the exons ATGATATTCTGTCTAGCAGACTTCATAATGAGTTATGCGGAAAAGCCGGAGGAAGTCACGCAAGGAGAATGGACGGAGCGGCTCCATAACGTACATATACAAAGAGCTGACATGAACCGGCTCATCATGAATTACTTGATTACAG AAGGGTTCAAGGAAGCTGCGGAGAAATTCAGGATGGAGTCAGGAATCGAACCCAGCGTGGACCTGGACTCGCTGGATGAGAGAATAAAGATCCGAGAAATGATCCTGAAAGGGCAGATTCAGGAAGCTGTTGCACTGATTAACGGCCTTCACCCAGAGCTCCTGGACAGTAATCGCTATCTGTACTTTCACCTCCAG cagcagcacctcATCGAGCTGATCCGGCTGCGCGAGACAGAGTCTGCACTAGAGTTTGCGCAGATGCAGCTGGCAGAGCAGGGCGAGGAGAGCCGCGAGTGCCTGACGGAGATGGAGCGCACATTGGCCCTGCTGGCTTTCGATGACCCGCAGGACTCGCCCTTCGGGGACCTGCTCAACGTGATTCAGCGGCAGAAG GTCTGGAGTGAGGTAAACCAGGCCGTGCTGGATTACGAAAACAGGGAGTCGACACCCAAACTGGTCAAGCTGCTCAAACTGTTACTGTGGGCTCAGAATGAACTGGACCAGAAGAAGATCAAGTATCCCAAGATGACCGATCTGAGCAAGGGGACAACAGAGGAACCGAAATGA